In Morganella morganii, the following are encoded in one genomic region:
- the mraY gene encoding phospho-N-acetylmuramoyl-pentapeptide-transferase has translation MLIWLAEYLVQFHTAFNVFSYLTFRAIVGLLTSLIIALWMGPHVIAYLQRMQIGQVVRSEGPESHFSKRGTPTMGGMMILFSIAISVLLWARLDNPYVWCVLLVLIGYGIVGFIDDYRKVVRKDTKGLIARWKYFWQSVLALTVAFSMYAIGKDTPATQLVVPFFKDVMPQLGVLYILLAYFVIVGTSNAVNLTDGLDGLAIMPTVFVAAGFALVAWATGNVNFAHYLHIPYLPHAGELVIVCTAIVGAGLGFLWFNTYPAQVFMGDVGSLALGGALGTIAVLLRQEFLLLIMGGVFVVETLSVILQVGSFKLRGQRIFRMAPIHHHYELKGWPEPRVIVRFWIISLMLVLIGLATLKVR, from the coding sequence ATGCTGATTTGGCTGGCTGAGTATCTGGTGCAGTTTCATACCGCGTTTAACGTCTTCTCTTACCTGACGTTCCGCGCCATCGTCGGCCTGCTGACCTCGCTGATTATCGCATTATGGATGGGGCCGCATGTGATTGCGTATCTCCAGAGAATGCAGATTGGCCAGGTTGTCCGCAGTGAAGGGCCGGAATCGCACTTCAGCAAGCGCGGTACCCCGACCATGGGCGGCATGATGATCCTGTTCTCCATCGCCATTTCTGTTCTGCTGTGGGCGCGTCTGGACAACCCGTATGTCTGGTGTGTGCTGCTGGTGCTGATCGGCTACGGTATTGTCGGCTTTATCGATGACTACCGCAAAGTGGTGCGCAAAGATACCAAAGGGCTGATTGCCCGCTGGAAATATTTCTGGCAGTCCGTGCTGGCGCTGACTGTGGCGTTCAGTATGTATGCCATCGGTAAAGATACCCCGGCAACCCAGCTGGTGGTGCCGTTCTTTAAAGATGTGATGCCGCAGCTGGGTGTGCTGTATATCCTGCTGGCGTATTTCGTGATTGTCGGCACCAGTAACGCGGTGAACCTGACTGACGGCCTCGATGGTCTCGCGATTATGCCGACCGTCTTTGTGGCTGCCGGGTTTGCGCTGGTGGCGTGGGCGACCGGTAACGTGAATTTCGCGCATTATCTGCATATCCCGTATCTGCCGCATGCCGGGGAACTGGTGATTGTCTGCACCGCGATTGTCGGGGCAGGGCTGGGCTTCCTGTGGTTTAACACCTATCCGGCACAGGTCTTTATGGGTGATGTCGGTTCATTGGCACTCGGCGGCGCGCTGGGTACCATTGCTGTTCTGCTGCGTCAGGAATTCCTGCTGCTGATTATGGGCGGTGTATTCGTGGTGGAAACTCTGTCGGTGATTTTACAGGTCGGATCCTTCAAATTACGCGGTCAGCGTATTTTCCGGATGGCACCTATTCATCACCATTATGAATTAAAAGGCTGGCCTGAGCCGCGGGTGATTGTCCGCTTCTGGATTATCTCCCTGATGTTAGTGCTGATCGGTCTGGCGACACTCAAGGTACGTTAA
- the murD gene encoding UDP-N-acetylmuramoyl-L-alanine--D-glutamate ligase, with protein sequence MTNYQGKDIVIVGLGLTGLSCVDFFLSRGVTPKVMDTRISPPGIDKLPDSVQCHCGGLEAQWLLDADLIIASPGVAVSTPQLQAAAQAGAEIIGDIELFAREVTVPVVAITGSNGKSTVTSLVGEMGRCAGLRTGVGGNIGLPALELLKDDYELCVLELSSFQLETTFSLKPAAATVLNVTEDHMDRYPQGLEQYRAAKLRVYHDAAVCVYNAEDALTQPGCDCDRAEYVSFGVETGDYWLDTDEQALCFCGEKIINCSEMILHGQHNYCNALAALALADAVNIPREGALKALRTYSGLPHRFQLVHESAGIRWIDDSKATNVGSTEAALNGLQVDGCLHLLLGGDGKSADFSPLLPYLSGEKIRLYCFGRDGEQLAQLRPDVSLLTDTMEQAMRALAPSLAAGDMVLLSPACASLDQFRNFEERGREFARLARELAA encoded by the coding sequence ATGACGAATTATCAGGGGAAAGACATTGTGATTGTCGGGCTCGGTTTAACCGGGCTTTCCTGTGTGGACTTTTTTCTGTCACGCGGCGTTACGCCGAAGGTGATGGATACCCGCATCTCCCCGCCCGGCATCGATAAGCTGCCGGACAGCGTTCAGTGTCACTGCGGTGGTCTTGAAGCGCAGTGGCTGCTGGATGCAGACCTGATTATCGCAAGCCCGGGAGTGGCGGTCAGTACCCCGCAACTGCAGGCAGCGGCGCAGGCCGGTGCGGAAATTATCGGCGATATTGAATTATTTGCCCGCGAAGTGACTGTCCCGGTTGTGGCGATCACCGGCTCAAACGGCAAAAGCACCGTGACCTCCCTGGTGGGGGAAATGGGGCGCTGCGCCGGTCTGCGTACCGGTGTCGGCGGTAATATCGGTCTGCCGGCGCTGGAACTGCTGAAAGACGATTACGAGCTCTGTGTGCTTGAGTTATCCAGTTTTCAGCTGGAAACCACATTCAGCCTGAAACCGGCGGCGGCCACTGTTCTGAATGTCACGGAAGATCATATGGATCGCTACCCGCAGGGGCTGGAGCAGTACCGTGCGGCAAAACTACGTGTCTATCACGACGCTGCCGTCTGCGTGTATAACGCGGAAGATGCACTGACACAGCCCGGCTGTGATTGTGACCGCGCAGAATATGTCAGCTTCGGTGTTGAAACCGGGGATTACTGGCTGGATACCGATGAGCAGGCACTCTGCTTCTGCGGTGAAAAAATTATTAACTGCAGTGAGATGATCCTGCACGGCCAGCATAACTACTGTAATGCCCTGGCAGCTCTGGCGCTGGCAGATGCGGTTAATATCCCGCGTGAAGGCGCACTGAAAGCTCTGCGCACATACAGCGGTCTGCCGCACCGTTTTCAGTTGGTGCATGAATCTGCCGGGATCCGCTGGATTGATGATTCCAAAGCCACCAACGTCGGCAGTACTGAAGCGGCGCTGAACGGCCTGCAGGTGGACGGCTGTCTGCATCTGCTGCTCGGCGGTGACGGTAAATCAGCGGATTTCTCTCCGCTGCTGCCGTACCTGAGCGGCGAAAAAATCCGTCTTTACTGCTTCGGGCGTGACGGCGAACAACTGGCGCAGCTGCGTCCGGATGTCTCTCTGCTGACAGATACCATGGAGCAGGCAATGCGGGCACTGGCGCCGTCACTGGCCGCCGGGGATATGGTGCTGTTATCACCGGCCTGTGCGAGCCTGGATCAGTTCCGTAATTTTGAAGAGCGCGGGCGTGAATTTGCCCGTTTGGCACGGGAGTTAGCGGCATGA
- the ftsW gene encoding cell division protein FtsW, with protein MRFPGSQRFKNWMIGERNGEFSTVVMYDRTLLWFALGLAAIGFVMVTSASMPVGQRLADDPFYFAKRDGGFLIFAFIIAAVIMRFPLEMWQRYSTLLLIGTIGGLIVVLGVGSSVNGASRWIAIGPMRIQPAEVSKLALFVYLASYLVRKVDEVRNNFWGFCKPMGVMFVLAVLLLLQPDLGTVVVLFVTTLALLFLAGAKMWQFIAIIGGGVAAVVLLIIAEPYRMRRVTSFLDPWEDPFGSGYQLTQSLMAFGRGDYLGQGLGNSIQKMEYLPEAHTDFIFAILGEELGYFGVILVLLMVFFVAFRAMVIGRRALMIDQRFAGFLACAIGIWFSFQALVNVGAASGMLPTKGLTLPLISYGGSSLVIMTTAIALLLRIDFETRLAKAQAFSRRAR; from the coding sequence ATGAGATTCCCCGGATCACAGCGTTTTAAAAACTGGATGATCGGCGAGCGTAACGGCGAGTTCAGTACGGTCGTGATGTATGACCGGACACTGCTGTGGTTTGCACTGGGACTGGCCGCGATTGGCTTTGTGATGGTGACTTCCGCCTCTATGCCTGTCGGGCAGCGTCTGGCGGATGATCCTTTCTATTTTGCCAAGCGTGACGGCGGCTTCTTAATTTTTGCTTTTATTATCGCTGCGGTGATTATGCGGTTCCCGCTGGAAATGTGGCAGCGCTACAGCACATTACTGCTGATTGGTACGATCGGCGGGCTGATTGTGGTACTCGGCGTGGGCAGCTCGGTTAACGGGGCATCACGCTGGATAGCTATCGGGCCGATGCGTATTCAGCCTGCGGAAGTATCGAAACTGGCACTGTTTGTTTATCTCGCGAGCTATCTGGTGCGCAAGGTGGATGAAGTCAGAAATAACTTCTGGGGATTCTGCAAGCCGATGGGCGTGATGTTTGTGCTGGCGGTGTTACTGCTGTTACAGCCGGACCTCGGTACCGTGGTGGTACTGTTTGTCACCACACTGGCGCTGCTTTTCCTCGCCGGTGCCAAAATGTGGCAGTTTATCGCGATTATCGGCGGCGGTGTCGCGGCAGTGGTGCTGCTGATTATTGCCGAACCTTACCGTATGCGGCGTGTAACCTCCTTCCTTGACCCGTGGGAAGATCCGTTCGGCAGCGGTTACCAGTTAACACAGTCACTGATGGCTTTCGGGCGCGGTGATTATCTCGGTCAGGGGCTGGGCAACTCCATTCAGAAAATGGAATACCTGCCGGAAGCGCATACCGACTTTATTTTTGCCATCCTCGGTGAGGAACTGGGGTATTTCGGTGTGATCCTGGTGCTGCTGATGGTCTTTTTTGTCGCATTCCGCGCCATGGTTATCGGCCGCCGCGCACTGATGATCGACCAGCGTTTTGCCGGTTTTCTGGCCTGTGCCATCGGCATCTGGTTCAGCTTCCAGGCCCTGGTTAACGTCGGTGCAGCCTCCGGCATGCTGCCGACCAAAGGGCTGACGCTGCCGCTGATCAGTTACGGCGGCTCGAGTTTAGTGATTATGACCACAGCCATTGCCTTGCTGCTGCGGATTGATTTTGAAACACGCCTGGCAAAAGCCCAGGCATTCTCAAGGAGAGCGCGATGA
- the murG gene encoding undecaprenyldiphospho-muramoylpentapeptide beta-N-acetylglucosaminyltransferase → MVMAGGSGGHVFPGLAVAHYLQSQGWEIRWLGTRDRMEAQLVPKHGIDIDFIEITGLRGKGVKALLTAPFRIAKAVKQAKKIMCDYQPDAVLGMGGFVSGPGGVAAWRCGIPVILHEQNGVAGLTNGWLSKIATTVLQGFPGAFPQAPVVGNPVREDILSLPSPAERFAGREGPVRILVIGGSQGARILNQTLPEVAGIMGDAVCIRHQAGKGSAESTQALYNAQNASDSVTVTEFIDDMVEAYTWADVVICRSGALTVSEIAVVGLGAIFVPFLHKDRQQYWNALPLEQAGAAVIMEQPSFNAQAVAEQLREWDRPRLLTMAEKARSVAITDATKRVADAIIAAAKKH, encoded by the coding sequence ATGGTGATGGCCGGTGGTAGTGGCGGACATGTCTTTCCGGGGCTTGCGGTTGCGCACTATTTACAGAGTCAGGGCTGGGAAATCCGCTGGCTGGGTACCCGTGATCGGATGGAAGCTCAGCTCGTGCCGAAACACGGCATTGATATCGATTTTATTGAGATTACCGGTCTGCGCGGCAAAGGCGTGAAAGCGCTGCTCACCGCGCCGTTCCGTATCGCGAAAGCGGTAAAACAGGCGAAAAAAATTATGTGTGACTACCAGCCTGATGCCGTGCTCGGCATGGGCGGGTTTGTTTCCGGTCCCGGTGGTGTGGCCGCCTGGCGCTGTGGTATTCCGGTGATCCTGCATGAGCAGAACGGTGTGGCCGGGCTGACCAACGGCTGGCTGTCGAAAATCGCCACCACAGTATTACAGGGATTCCCGGGAGCGTTCCCGCAGGCTCCGGTGGTCGGTAACCCGGTGCGGGAGGATATCCTCAGTCTGCCGTCCCCGGCAGAACGCTTTGCCGGACGTGAAGGGCCGGTCCGCATTCTGGTGATCGGCGGCAGTCAGGGCGCCCGTATCCTGAACCAGACCCTGCCGGAAGTGGCCGGGATTATGGGGGATGCAGTCTGTATCCGCCACCAGGCCGGCAAAGGCAGTGCGGAAAGCACACAAGCGCTGTATAACGCGCAGAATGCGTCAGACAGTGTGACAGTCACAGAATTTATTGATGACATGGTTGAAGCTTATACCTGGGCGGATGTGGTTATCTGCCGCTCCGGGGCGCTGACCGTCAGTGAGATCGCGGTGGTCGGGCTGGGTGCGATTTTTGTGCCGTTCCTGCATAAAGACCGCCAGCAATACTGGAATGCGCTGCCGCTGGAACAGGCGGGTGCTGCGGTTATCATGGAACAGCCGTCCTTTAATGCACAGGCGGTGGCAGAGCAGTTACGCGAGTGGGACAGACCACGCCTGCTGACCATGGCGGAAAAAGCACGGAGTGTCGCAATTACCGATGCCACCAAACGGGTGGCGGATGCAATTATCGCGGCAGCGAAAAAACACTAA